TGAACGCCTCCCGGCTCTTCGCATCGAGCAGGAGGAAGAACTCTTCGAACTGGTCCAGCATGACGACGAGCCGGGAGGATGGACCGGACCGGCGCCCGTGAAACAGTTCCCGAAGGGAAATATCGTCCGAACCGGCATCGTCTTCTCCGGTTCCAAGGACAAGCCGCCGGACGATGCGCTTCATGTGCTGCAACGGATCGGTAAAACTCCGGATGATACACGCCCGGTGTCCCTGGTCCTGCAGCCAGGGGATGAGGCCGGCCCGAAGAATCGAACTTTTGCCGACGCCGGAACGGCCGTAGAGGAGGAACGACCGCCGGGAGAGGATCCTGGAGCAGATGTTCTCGATCTCCTCCTCGCGACCGAAGAACAGGCCCTGGTCGTTTTCGGTGTAATAGTCGAGGAACTTGTACGGCCGGGTCGGCTTGGCCTGAAGGGCCGGCGGGGTCGGTTCCTCCAGGATCTCCACCGCATCGCCGATGAAGACGTATCCATGCTTGGGTACCGTTTTGACGTAGCGGGGGTTCGACGCGTCGTCCCGCAACTGTTTTCGGATCGACTTGATACACTGGGTCAGCGCCGTATCGCTGACGATTACGTCCTCCCAGATTTCGTCGAAGATACGGTTCTTTTCCACCAGTTGCCCCGCGTTGGATACCAGCAGCACAAGTACGTCGAAATACCTGGAACTTAAAGGCAGCGTGGCGTCTTTCAGGCGAACCTGGCGGTTCTGGATGTCCAGCACGAAGTCGTCGAACCGGAAGCCTTTTGCGGCGGTCTGTTGCGTCATTCGGGGCTCAAGTGGACGAATTTCGGGGAGAAAGGCGCAGTATTCATACATTCCTCACAGAATACTCACCGGGACCTCATGCAATCCATATATGGAATGAATATAATCCCCTTATGAGCATATGTCTAATCTTCCACCCTTTAGTAAATCCGTTTGTGAGACCGCATCGTTCACGTTTAATTACATCCGATAGGGGGTAAGCGCATGTTATCCCATTTCTGCACCATTCCCGAAGCCGTGGAAGAAATCAGGGCGGGCCGCGTACTGATCGTCATCGATGACGAAAACCGGGAGAACGAGGGCGACTTCATGGTGGCCGCCGAAAAAGTCACGCCCGAAATCATCAACTTCATGTCACGGTACGGACGGGGGCTGATCTGTCTGCCCACCACGAGACAGCGGCTTGAAGAGCTGGACATTCCGATCATGGTCAACGGAAAGATGTCGATCGCGGACACGCCCTTCACGGTGTCCGTGGATGCCGTGAAGGGCGTTACCTCCGGCATTTCCGCGCATGACCGGGCAAAAAGCGCCCGATTGTTCGTAGAACCGGATACCGTGCCGGAAGACTTCGAACGCCCGGGACATCTCTTTCCGCTACGGGCACGCGACGGAGGCGTGCTGGAAAGGGACGGTCACACCGAGGCGACGGTCGACCTGATGAGACTGGCCGAACTCTACCCGGCCGGCGTCCTGTGCGAAGTGCTGGACGAGGACGGGTCCATGGCCCGTCTGCCCCGGCTGATCGAAATCGCCGACGAGCATCATCTGAAGATCGCAACCATTAAGGACCTCATCGAATACCGGCTCGAAGAGGAACTCGTACTGGAATTCGCCTGCAGCGGCGGATAAGGCGACGGAATCCGGCTTAAGCCACGACCGGAACGAGGGGGATGCGAGCCGTCGCGGAACGGGTGATGTGCCCGGTCCGCGGCGGGTACGCTGCCGCCGGCCGTCAGCGGGTAAGCCCGACCACACGCAACATGGCCCGTCTGCCCCGGGATATCAATCGAAGCCGGTCTTTCCGCGTCTTATTCATGCCCCAGCTACCCGACTACCTGCCGGAAGCCGTGCTCCGGTTCGATGATCTCGCCCTTGACGCGCTGCCCGACGCAGGCGACTCTTCCGTAGCAGCCGCCCGCCTGTACTGCAGCCGCCTCGCACGCCGGCATTACGAGAATTTCATCGTCGTTTCCCGGTTCCTCCCCGCCGCGCTGCGACAGCACTTCTACCACGTCTACGCCTACTGCCGGTGGTCTGACGACCTCGCCGACGAAACAGGCGATCCCGGATTGTCCCTTGAACTGCTCGAATGGTGGGACGCGGAATTGCAGGCCTGTTACGACCAAAGCGTACGACATCCGGTATTCATCGCCCTCCGGGAAACGATCGACCGCTTCGAGATACCGATTACCCCGTTTCGCGATCTGCTGACCGCGTTCCGGCAGGACCAGGTGGTAACGCGTTACCGGACCTACGCCGACGTGCTCGAATACTGCCGTTACTCCGCCAATCCGGTGGGTCACCTCGTGCTCTACCTGTGCGGCTACCGGGACAGGGAACGCCAGGCGCTGTCGGACGCTACGTGTACCGCGCTCCAACTGACCAATTTCTGGCAGGACGTCCGGGTGGACTTGGAAAAGGGCAGGATCTACTTGCCCCTGGAGGACCTGGACCGGTACCATTACACCGAGGCGGACCTCGAGGCCGGGGTCGTCGACGAGCGTTTCAGGGAACTGATGGCGTACCAGGTGGACCGGACGCGCAGGCTGTTCGAAGAAGGGCTCGGACTGTGCGGCCTGGTGGACGCGCGGGTCAGGCTGGACATCGAGTTGTTCAACCGGTGCGGCGCGGCCGTCCTGGACCAGATCGAAAAACAGCGTTACGACGTGCTGTCCCGGCGGCCCGCCCTGTCATCCGCCCGGAAGACCGGCCTGTTGCTGAAATACGCACTGAAACGACTCTGGAGCTGAAACGGACCGCCCGCGATTCAGAGTGGTTGGCGAGCGTTGTCCGAAACGCTGGATCACCGTTGCCATGAACCTTGTGGATCGACAGCCCACCGACCGGGAAGCGTTGCGCCGTTCCTATGATTTCTGCCGCGAAATCGCGAAATCGAGGGCGAGAAACTTCTACTATTCCTTTATCGTCCTGCCGCCTGAGCGGAGACGGGCCATGTGCGCGGTCTACGCCTTCATGCGCCACTGCGACGATATCGTCGACGAGGAAGCCGGGGAGGCCGACAAGAAGACCCGGCTGAACGCCTGGCGCGAGACCCTGGACCAAGCCTATGACGGAACGCCGGCCGACAGCGGCGGCCTGTTGCCGGCGTTCCGGGATACGGTGAGGCGATTCGATATCCCGAGGGCGTACTTTGACGCCATCATCGACGGCGCGGAAATGGACCTGACCGTGACACGCTACGCCACCTTCGAGGACCTGTACCAGTACTGCTACCGCGTGGCTTCCGCCGTGGGACTGGTGTGCATACACATATTCGGATTCCGGGGCAAAGAGGCCAAACGGTACGCCGAGTCCTGCGGCATCGCCTTTCAACTTACCAATATACTCCGCGACGTGCGGGAAGACGCGGGGATGGGCCGAGTCTACCTGCCCCAGGAAGACCTGGACGACTTCGGGTACTCGGAAGAGAACATACGGAACGGAGTCTTCAACGACGCGTTCCGGCGGCTGATGGTTTTCCAAGTGGAGCGCGCCAGAAGCTATTACGACGAAGCGCTGCCGCTCCTTCCGCTGGTTCAGTCCTCGAGCCGGGCGTGTCTGGCGGCCATGATCGGCATTTACCGGGCGTGCCTCGAAGAGATCCCCCGCCGCCACTACGACGTCTACAGCCGGCGCGTCAGCCTGTCCGCCTGGAAGAAGCTCGCCATTACCGCCCGGGCGCTGATCCGAAAACGCGTATGAGCCAGGTAATCGTCATCGGGGGCGGACTGGCCGGACTGGCCGCTGCGGTCGCGCTGGCCGATGCGGGTCTCCAGGTCGAACTGTACGAAAGACGTCCGATACTGGGTGGCCGCGCGTCTTCCTTCATACACCCGTCGAGCGGCGAAAGGGTGGACAACTGCCAGCACGTGCTCCTGGGCTGCTGCGTCAACCTCCTCGACTTCTACGCGCGCCTCGGTGTCCGGGACCGTATCGCCTTCCACGGGACCATTCCCTTCATCGACGAATCCAACCGGGTATCGGTCATCGGACCTTCCCGCCTCCCTCCGCCCCTTCACCTGTTTCCTTCGTTCCTGCGGCTGCGAACCATGGGTTTTCGGGACAAGCTTTCGATCGTCCGTACCGTGGCAGGCATGATTCGCCACGTTACGGGACATCGGGATACAGACAGCCTGGATGTACAACACGCCGCTGAAGCGCCACACGGCGCGGAGCCGTCCCCGGTTTCCATGGCCACCTGGCTCGCGACCCACGGAGCGACGGAACGGGCCGTGGAAGCCTTCTGGAAACCCTTCCTCATCAGTGCGCTCAACGATGAACTGGACGACATCGATGCCGAATACGGTATCAGGACGACCGTCCGGGCCTTTCTGATCAATCGCCGCGGGTACGAGGTGGGTCTGCCCGCCGTACCGCTGGGGGACCTGTACGCGCCCTGCATAGATTACATCGAGCAGCGGGGCGGCCGCGTCGTGCTCGACCAGGGTGTTGCCGGCCTGTCGACCCACGGCGGCCTCGTGAATTCCATCTCGCTGCAGGACGGTTCGTCCGTCGAGGCCGGGGCGTACCTGTCGGCCCTGCCCTTCGACGTCCTGCGCAGGCTGCTGCCCGAAAGCCATGCCTCGAATCCCTACTTCGCGATGCTGAGCGGACTGTCGGTCTCTCCCATCACGGCCGTGCACGCCTGGTTCGACCGGCCCGTGACGGATCTGGACTACGCCGCGGTGATCGGTCGGAGGATACAGTGGATTTTCAACCAGTCCATTCGAGACCCCGAGACCTTTTCCACGGGTGACGCGGGCGCCTATCTCGGACTCGTGGTCAGCGCTTCCGATGAATGGATGAAAATGCCGCAGCAGAGGATCATCAACCAGGTCATGGAAGATCTCGAGTCTCTGCTGCCCGCCGTGCGCCAGGCCGAACTGCTCAAGGCCGTCGTCGTCAAGGAAGGCAGGGCCACGTTCGCGCCTAGACCCGGTTGCGACGCGCTGCGCCCGGGACCATCCAGCCCCCTTTCCAACTTCTTCATCGCGGGCGACTGGGTGCAGACGGACTGGCCGGCCACCATGGAAAGCGCCGTGCGCAGCGGCTACCAGGCCGCCGAGGCCCTGCTGCGGAGCCAGGGCGTGCAGGCGCGCATCCTGAAATCCGAATTGCCCCTCGAAGGGCTCATGAGATTGCTGGCGGGGAAGCGGGACCTCTGACCGGCGCGATATCTTGACCCCATGGAATCCTTCGGTTATATTTCGAAGGGTACGCATCCCCGTCCGCATTCGTTTCGTTTCATGAAAGAAGGATCCATATGCCCGCCAACCTGCTTGCATGCCGAACGGCAAGCTACGGAAAGTTCAGCGAATCCGCCTATGCCCATCTGCCCACGATCGGCGTTCATCACGTGGAAATCAACGCGCCCGCGCCCGACCAGGTCGCCGAAGTCAGGTCCAGGCTCGAAAGTCACGGGCTTTCGGCCAGCAGTCTGCAATGCCCGGTGGAGATCGAATACGACGACGTTGACCAGCGGCTGACTCCCCACCTCGATGCCGCGGCGGCCCTGGGCGCCGGAACGCTCTTCGTGAGCGTACAGGCCGGGGAACTGGATAAGAGCGTGGCTTACGAACGGTTGCGCCGCGCGGGGGCAAAAGCGGCCGAGTACGGGATCACCATCGGCATGGAAACCCATCCCGACCTGGTCACCAACGCGGCCGTCGCCCTGGAGACCATGCGCGGCGTCGATCATCCAAACGTCCGCGTGAACTACGACACGGCCAACATCCACTACTACAACCGGGACGTGGACCACGTCGACGAGATGGAAAAGGTCATCGACTATATCGGCAGCATGCACCTCAAGGATACCGACGGTAGATACAAGACCTGGTGTTTCCCGACATTCGGCGAGGGAATCGTCGATTTCAAGGCGGTTTTCGACCGGTTGAACGGCCGCGGGTTCCACGGTCCGTTCACCATGGAAATCGAGGGCGTGGAAGGAGAATCGCTTAACGAAGAGGAGACCTGCCGGCGCGTGGCGGATTCGGTGGCCCACCTGCGGAGCGTCGGGTGTGACGTGTAGAGGACGGAACGTCCATGCCTGAACAACAGCTTCGGATGGTACGTCCCGACCTGGAACACCTCCCGGAAATCGGTGTGCCGATGGAGTATGCGTTGAGGACCTACCGGCCCGGCGACGAGGCAGTCTGGTGCGAAATCATGAACACGGGCATCGGTACGGACTGGACGGCCAAAAAGTGCCGCAGGGAACTGACGGAACGGGAACCGTTCATGGCGGACG
This Gemmatimonadota bacterium DNA region includes the following protein-coding sequences:
- the ribB gene encoding 3,4-dihydroxy-2-butanone-4-phosphate synthase, with translation MLSHFCTIPEAVEEIRAGRVLIVIDDENRENEGDFMVAAEKVTPEIINFMSRYGRGLICLPTTRQRLEELDIPIMVNGKMSIADTPFTVSVDAVKGVTSGISAHDRAKSARLFVEPDTVPEDFERPGHLFPLRARDGGVLERDGHTEATVDLMRLAELYPAGVLCEVLDEDGSMARLPRLIEIADEHHLKIATIKDLIEYRLEEELVLEFACSGG
- the hpnC gene encoding squalene synthase HpnC, giving the protein MRAVAERVMCPVRGGYAAAGRQRVSPTTRNMARLPRDINRSRSFRVLFMPQLPDYLPEAVLRFDDLALDALPDAGDSSVAAARLYCSRLARRHYENFIVVSRFLPAALRQHFYHVYAYCRWSDDLADETGDPGLSLELLEWWDAELQACYDQSVRHPVFIALRETIDRFEIPITPFRDLLTAFRQDQVVTRYRTYADVLEYCRYSANPVGHLVLYLCGYRDRERQALSDATCTALQLTNFWQDVRVDLEKGRIYLPLEDLDRYHYTEADLEAGVVDERFRELMAYQVDRTRRLFEEGLGLCGLVDARVRLDIELFNRCGAAVLDQIEKQRYDVLSRRPALSSARKTGLLLKYALKRLWS
- the hpnD gene encoding presqualene diphosphate synthase HpnD, with product MNLVDRQPTDREALRRSYDFCREIAKSRARNFYYSFIVLPPERRRAMCAVYAFMRHCDDIVDEEAGEADKKTRLNAWRETLDQAYDGTPADSGGLLPAFRDTVRRFDIPRAYFDAIIDGAEMDLTVTRYATFEDLYQYCYRVASAVGLVCIHIFGFRGKEAKRYAESCGIAFQLTNILRDVREDAGMGRVYLPQEDLDDFGYSEENIRNGVFNDAFRRLMVFQVERARSYYDEALPLLPLVQSSSRACLAAMIGIYRACLEEIPRRHYDVYSRRVSLSAWKKLAITARALIRKRV
- the hpnE gene encoding hydroxysqualene dehydroxylase HpnE, yielding MSQVIVIGGGLAGLAAAVALADAGLQVELYERRPILGGRASSFIHPSSGERVDNCQHVLLGCCVNLLDFYARLGVRDRIAFHGTIPFIDESNRVSVIGPSRLPPPLHLFPSFLRLRTMGFRDKLSIVRTVAGMIRHVTGHRDTDSLDVQHAAEAPHGAEPSPVSMATWLATHGATERAVEAFWKPFLISALNDELDDIDAEYGIRTTVRAFLINRRGYEVGLPAVPLGDLYAPCIDYIEQRGGRVVLDQGVAGLSTHGGLVNSISLQDGSSVEAGAYLSALPFDVLRRLLPESHASNPYFAMLSGLSVSPITAVHAWFDRPVTDLDYAAVIGRRIQWIFNQSIRDPETFSTGDAGAYLGLVVSASDEWMKMPQQRIINQVMEDLESLLPAVRQAELLKAVVVKEGRATFAPRPGCDALRPGPSSPLSNFFIAGDWVQTDWPATMESAVRSGYQAAEALLRSQGVQARILKSELPLEGLMRLLAGKRDL
- a CDS encoding sugar phosphate isomerase/epimerase, with translation MPANLLACRTASYGKFSESAYAHLPTIGVHHVEINAPAPDQVAEVRSRLESHGLSASSLQCPVEIEYDDVDQRLTPHLDAAAALGAGTLFVSVQAGELDKSVAYERLRRAGAKAAEYGITIGMETHPDLVTNAAVALETMRGVDHPNVRVNYDTANIHYYNRDVDHVDEMEKVIDYIGSMHLKDTDGRYKTWCFPTFGEGIVDFKAVFDRLNGRGFHGPFTMEIEGVEGESLNEEETCRRVADSVAHLRSVGCDV